In Desulfonatronovibrio magnus, a single window of DNA contains:
- a CDS encoding ORF6N domain-containing protein, with protein sequence EIFMANEFVPDEVQLRKKIHTLRGEQVMLDRDLADLYGVKAIRLREQVKRNIKRFPEDFMFQLTEAEVDLLVSQNAIPFEPRPLFDS encoded by the coding sequence GAAATTTTTATGGCTAATGAATTTGTTCCGGATGAAGTCCAGTTGAGGAAAAAGATTCATACCTTAAGGGGTGAGCAGGTAATGCTTGATCGCGACCTGGCGGATCTTTACGGTGTGAAAGCAATCCGTCTCAGGGAGCAGGTCAAGCGCAACATCAAACGCTTTCCAGAAGACTTCATGTTTCAACTCACAGAGGCAGAGGTTGACCTCCTGGTATCGCAAAATGCGATACCTTTTGAGCCACGACCGCTTTTTGATTCTTGA